The Chroogloeocystis siderophila 5.2 s.c.1 genome contains the following window.
TATACTGGATCGAAGCCTTCTTTTCCTTCGCGTTGAAGCATCCGTACGCGTAATACTTTGCGTTCGGTGTCGTCTTTAATCAGATTTGTAGGTAATACCTGTAATACGACATCTGCAAATTCTCTTTGTGGCTCGATGTACGCTTGAAAGTCAGGACGACGCGCATTAATCGCTTGAAGTACGTCTTCGTAACGATGACCCCGTTCTGCCATGTCGCGTTGAATTTTCCAGGCAATTTTGACTTCGTCGCTAATGTCCAAGTAAACGCTGAAGTCGAGGAGCGATCGCACCCGCTCGTCATATAACGGATGTAAACCTTCGACCACAATAATATGATTCGGCTCGACCCGCTCTGGCGGGTCGATCATGCCGGTTTCGTGGTTATAAATCGGTTTATCAATCGCTTGACCGTTCTTGAGCGCTTTAATCTGCTCGTACATTAGGTCAAAATTATTTGCTCTAGGGTCAAGTGCAGTTATTCCGGTTTCTTTACGCTGTTTGCGATCCAAACTATGATAGTCGTCAAGACAGATGACTGTGAGAAACTCTTCTCCAAATAAATCTGTTAAACGGCGTAAAAATGTGGATTTCCCGCATCCGGAGTCTCCGGCAACGCCAATTAGAACCACGCGGTCCGGCTTACTGGTCATAGGTGTCCTCTAACAACAAGATGAGTCAATTGCTAAGTTTTCGCTTATCTTTAGCCCAGGGGTTATTCTGTTGGTTAGCTGGCTGTGGATACGAAACCACAGAGCTTTTGACAGGAGACAACGTATTCGCGTAACACTCCAGCAATCCCCAACTTGGGAGACGGGAGATATAGCTGTTAAGTATTTAGTCCTACCGTTATAGTAGATCCTACCAGAATGTAAACTACTCTACAAGGCTGACGCGAGCGTTATCGTCTGTCT
Protein-coding sequences here:
- a CDS encoding phosphoribulokinase, with product MTSKPDRVVLIGVAGDSGCGKSTFLRRLTDLFGEEFLTVICLDDYHSLDRKQRKETGITALDPRANNFDLMYEQIKALKNGQAIDKPIYNHETGMIDPPERVEPNHIIVVEGLHPLYDERVRSLLDFSVYLDISDEVKIAWKIQRDMAERGHRYEDVLQAINARRPDFQAYIEPQREFADVVLQVLPTNLIKDDTERKVLRVRMLQREGKEGFDPVYLFDEGSTIHWTPCGRKLTCSYPGMRLFYGSDVYYGRYVSVLEVDGQFDRLEEVSYIETHLSNTSTKYPGEMTHLLLQHREYPGSNNGTGLFQVLTGLKMRATYERLMAAKNKEKVAVQV